Below is a genomic region from Escherichia ruysiae.
TGTACAGTGCCAAAGAAGGCGGACGAGGACAATTTTGCGTCTTTTCGCCGGAAATGAATCAACGGGTATTCGAATATCTGTGGTTGGATACCAACCTGCGTAAAGCTCTGGAAAACGATCAGTTAGTTATTCACTATCAGCCGAAAATCACCTGGCGGGGTGAAGTACGCAGTCTGGAAGCCCTGGTACGCTGGCAGTCTCCCGAACGTGGCTTAATTCCCCCTCTGGACTTTATTTCCTATGCCGAAGAGTCCGGTCTGATTGTGCCTCTAGGCCGTTGGGTTATTCTCGACGTCGTGCGCCAGGTAGCAAAATGGAGAGATAAAGGCATTAATCTTCGGGTTGCGGTGAATGTCTCAGCACGCCAACTTGCCGATCAAACCATTTTCACTGACCTGAAACAGGTACTCCAGGAACTTAAATTTGAGTATTGCCCTATTGATGTCGAGCTGACTGAAAGCTGTCTGATTGAAAACGATCAGTTGGCGCTTTCCGTTATTCAGCAATTCAGTCAATTAGGCGCACAGGTTCATCTGGATGATTTCGGCACGGGTTACTCTTCTCTTTCCCAACTGGCACGATTCCCCATCGATGCTATAAAACTCGACCAGGTTTTTGTCCGTGATATTCACAAACAGCCAGTCTCGCAGTCGCTGGTACGTGCGATCGTCGCCGTGGCTCAGGCGCTCAATCTTCAGGTGATTGCCGAAGGTGTAGAGAGTGCAAAAGAAGATGCCTTTTTGACCAAAAATGGCATCAATGAGAGACAAGGATTTTTGTTTGCTAAACCGATGCCTGCCGTGGCTTTTGAACGCTGGTATAAACGTTATCTGAAGCGCGCATAAAGAGACGAATATATAAATGTAACAGTATATAATTCCATTACATATCGTATTAATGAATGATAATTAGCCTTTGCCGTTAAACACTTCTCTTTTAGCGGCAATTTTTGCATTATTCATTTTCACTTTTTTGCCTTGAGGATACCCTGATGTCTGAATTTGATGCCCAACGCGTTGCCGAACGTATTGATATTGTGTTAGATATCCTTGTGGCGGGCGATTACCACTCTGCGATCCATAATCTCGAGATACTTAAAGCAGAACTGTTGCGCCAGGTTGCTGCATCTACGCCAGACATCCCGAAGGCACCGTGGGAGATTTAACAATCGTGCTTTCAGGTTTCCCTATTTAAGGATGCCCGGCGCGTCAGCATTTTTTATTTAGTATTATAACGTTATAAGAATTACAGCGATGAATTCCC
It encodes:
- a CDS encoding YciZ family protein; this encodes MSEFDAQRVAERIDIVLDILVAGDYHSAIHNLEILKAELLRQVAASTPDIPKAPWEI